A section of the Hevea brasiliensis isolate MT/VB/25A 57/8 chromosome 17, ASM3005281v1, whole genome shotgun sequence genome encodes:
- the LOC110650862 gene encoding homeobox protein knotted-1-like 2: MESKSTGKEKEEEEAEALKKRISSHPLYELLVQTHKDCLKVGSIDEADQSHNIMKQKLAAGAMPSSSLLTQTDLDHFMEAYCLALTKLKEAMEEPQHETVAFINSMHMQLRELTTTYPETSDHSTTSSDIRRKHD, from the exons ATGGAGAGTAAGAGTACTGGTAAGgaaaaagaagaggaagaggcagaggctcTCAAGAAGAGAATCTCTAGCCATCCTTTGTATGAACTCTTGGTTCAGACTCACAAGGACTGTTTGAAG GTTGGTAGCATTGATGAAGCAGACCAAAGTCATAACATTATGAAGCAGAAGCTAGCTGCTGGTGCAATGCCCAGTTCTAGCTTGTTAACTCAGACAGATCTAGATCACTTCATG GAAGCATATTGCTTAGCTCTAACCAAGTTGAAAGAAGCAATGGAGGAACCTCAGCATGAAACAGTAGCTTTCATCAATAGCATGCATATGCAACTTAGAGAGCTCACCACAACCTATCCTGAAACTTCTGATCATTCCACCACTTCATCAGACATCAG